GACCCTCAATGGGAACCATGAGCCACAGCTTTATTCTCAGTTACGATACTGAACTGGAAGCATTTGAAAAATATGTCAAATATAATCCGGATAACGCCACGTTATTGGTAGACACCTATAATACCCTGGAAAAAGGCGTACCCAATGCGATCAAAGTGTTAAAAAAAGCTTTGGCGGAAGGCGGGATTACCGGTCATTATGGGATACGCATCGATTCCGGCGATTTGGCTTATTTTAGCATCGAAGCCCGAAAGATGCTGGATGATGCCGGACTCGAAGAGGCCGCAATTGTTGCCTCCTCCGATTTAGATGAACATCTCATTAAAGACTTAAAAAGTCAGGGTGCAAAAATTAATTCCTGGGGGGTGGGGACAAAACTCATCACGGCCTATGATTGTCCAGCACTGGGCGGAGTTTATAAGTTGTCTGCCATTTCGGGAAAAGCAAAACTGAAGGTATCCAACGATCCGGAAAAAATTACCAATCCCGGGTATAAAAAGATCTTTCGCATTTACGGAAAAAGTAATGGCATGGCACTGGCGGATTTAATTGCCCTGGAAGATGAAAAAATTAATGAACAAGAACCGCTGACAATTTTTCATCCGGTTTATACCTGGAAAAAAAGAATCATTACTGATTACTATATTCGGGAGCTGCTGGTGCCGATTTTTATTGACGGAAAATGTGTGTATCAGTCACCAACCATTTCCGAAATTCAACAACATTTAAAAGATGAAAAAGACAGTTTATGGCCGGCCTTTAAACGGATGGTAAATCCGCATGTTTATCATGTCGATTTATCCCAACCACTATGGAACCTAAAACAACAATTGTTAAGCGAGGCGGAATAGTGAAAAGATAAAGTTGAGCAGGAAAAATGATTGAAAAAATGAAAACAAAGATAGTTTGTATCGAAACGCTTGATCGAACGGCAGAAAAAAACTTAAACGATTTGGCCAGCCTTATCAAAAACGGGGGAACGGTGGTATTTCCGACCGAAACCGTTTATGGATTGGGTGCGGATGCCTTAAATCCGCAAGCCATCAAAAAAATATTTGCCGCTAAAGGAAGGCCGGATGATAATCCGCTGATTGTTCATATCGCCGATTTGAATGACGTGCAACGATTGGTTGCCGAGATTCCCGAAAAAGCGAAAACGTTGATGAAGGTATTTTGGCCCGGGCCATTGACAATAATTATGGAAAAAGCAGCCGTTATCCCAACTGAGGTAACAGCAGGTTTGAACACAGTCGGGGTCCGTTTTCCTGACCACCCCATTGCTCAGGCATTTATAAAAACGGCGGGATGTCCGATTGCAGCGCCCAGTGCCAATCGATCGGGACGGCCCAGTCCAACTCAGGGTAAGCATGTGCTTGAAGATCTGGATGGACGGGTGGACGGGATTATTTTATCATCGGATGCCGAACTGGGTTTAGAATCAACCGTTATTGATATGACGATCGATCCTCCGGTGGTACTCAGACCAGGGGATATCACGCTGGCGGAATTGCGAGAAGTTTTGGGTGAGGTGAAGGTTTCCACCAATGTTACTGAAAATGTAATACCAGAGAAAGTATCCTCTCCGGGGATGAAATATACCCATTATTCACCTAATGGTGATTTGGTGGTAGTTAAGGGAACCGCGACCGAGATCCGCGAAAAAATTATCAAACTCTTGTCGAATTACAAAGGAAAACCAATGACTATCGGGGTGCTGGCAAGCAATGAAACGATGGCTGATTATCAGGAAGGCTTGATTATCTCGTTAGGAAGTCAAAGTGATCCCGGTGAGATGGCTAAAAATCTGTTTGCCCGGTTACGGACATTTGATGAGCTGGGGGTTGAGAAAATTTATGCCGAGGATATCCCGCTGAATAATGAAACATTGGCGTTGATAAATAGGTTGTACAAAGCGGCAGGTTACACATTTATATAAAATGTAATAAGGAATTTAGAAAGGAGAAAAGCAAATGAAAATTGCAATTGGTTCAGATCATGGCGGATTAAGTCTAAAAGAAGTGATTAAACCATTTTTGGTCGAGCAGGGGCATGAGGTGGTTGATTTTGGAACCGCCACAACAGACTCCTGTGACTATCCCATCTATGGGGAGCGGGTTGGCGAAGCGGTAAGTTTTGGTGATTGTGAACGGGGGATCGCTATTTGCGGAACCGGCTTAGGAATTTCGATGGCGGTTAATAAGGTGCCGGGAATTCGTGGGGCTTTATGCACCAATGAATTTATGGCCGAAATGTCCCGGGCGCATAATGATGCCAACGTATTGGTACTGGGAGCTCGGGTATTAGGCGAAGGTTTGGCGTTGCGGATTGTGGCAGTTTGGCTGGCAACAGAGTTTGCCGGAGACCGTCATCAACGGCGGATCGACGAGATTACAGCGATCGAAAAAAAATATTCAAAATAGAAAAAAAACAGATTTGCTGTATATACAAGTCTACAAAATTGTGATACTATATGTAAAAGATTTCACGAGAAAGATAAATATTAGATTTTTATCTTAGATTGTAGAATTTTTAACAAACATTATGGCAAAAAATAACAGGTTGATAGCAAAAAAATATATTTTAATGATGGAGTGATGCATGAAACGCGGACAAGAAAAACCGTATAAATACCTTGCGATGATTTCACAAGTCGGAATTTTGGTCATTGTTCCCGTTGGAATGATGATTTTCATTGGCAAAGTTCTGGATTTTTACTTTCATACCGGAAATTTAGTGGTGATTATTTTAGCGGTTTTGGGTGTGATGGCCGGTTTGAGAAACTTATATGTGATGCCATTGCGGATGAATGAACGGGCACTGAAAATAGCCCAGGAGAATAAAACCGAAGAAGAAAAAGAAAATGACAGAAAACGAGCACAAGCATATCGAGATCAGGTAAAAAAGGAAGATAACGAACGTGATGAAAACGATGAAGATTTTTAATAAACTTTCTTTAGAAACAAAAATAATGATTGATAGTGGACTAATCAGCGTAGGGTTGGCACTGTTTAGCTTTTTAACCCAAAATCCGCTGACGTTTGCTTTAGGGGTTCTTTTTGGAGGCCTTTACAGTATTCTCAATTTTAAATTAATGCAATTAACTTTTGATAAAGCAATGAAAATGCCATCGGCGAGGGCTCAAAAATATGTTCAGACCAGATATTTTTTGAGATACTTAATAACCGGTGTTGT
This is a stretch of genomic DNA from Acetobacterium woodii DSM 1030. It encodes these proteins:
- a CDS encoding nicotinate phosphoribosyltransferase, which codes for MQFDRKLQLATDLYQFTMGNVYVQDGKQNEVAVFDVFIRNNPFGGGYTVVAGLEQVIDYINGIRFTKEDTTLLKKNHPEFSQAFLDYLENFKFEGEIYAMPEGSIIFPMEPIIRIKAPLIQAQIVETTILSIVNHQTLIATKASRIIEEARGDMVMEFGLRRAHGTEAGYYGARAAVIGGCAGTSVVETEAMLDRPSMGTMSHSFILSYDTELEAFEKYVKYNPDNATLLVDTYNTLEKGVPNAIKVLKKALAEGGITGHYGIRIDSGDLAYFSIEARKMLDDAGLEEAAIVASSDLDEHLIKDLKSQGAKINSWGVGTKLITAYDCPALGGVYKLSAISGKAKLKVSNDPEKITNPGYKKIFRIYGKSNGMALADLIALEDEKINEQEPLTIFHPVYTWKKRIITDYYIRELLVPIFIDGKCVYQSPTISEIQQHLKDEKDSLWPAFKRMVNPHVYHVDLSQPLWNLKQQLLSEAE
- a CDS encoding L-threonylcarbamoyladenylate synthase → MIEKMKTKIVCIETLDRTAEKNLNDLASLIKNGGTVVFPTETVYGLGADALNPQAIKKIFAAKGRPDDNPLIVHIADLNDVQRLVAEIPEKAKTLMKVFWPGPLTIIMEKAAVIPTEVTAGLNTVGVRFPDHPIAQAFIKTAGCPIAAPSANRSGRPSPTQGKHVLEDLDGRVDGIILSSDAELGLESTVIDMTIDPPVVLRPGDITLAELREVLGEVKVSTNVTENVIPEKVSSPGMKYTHYSPNGDLVVVKGTATEIREKIIKLLSNYKGKPMTIGVLASNETMADYQEGLIISLGSQSDPGEMAKNLFARLRTFDELGVEKIYAEDIPLNNETLALINRLYKAAGYTFI
- the rpiB gene encoding ribose 5-phosphate isomerase B; this encodes MKIAIGSDHGGLSLKEVIKPFLVEQGHEVVDFGTATTDSCDYPIYGERVGEAVSFGDCERGIAICGTGLGISMAVNKVPGIRGALCTNEFMAEMSRAHNDANVLVLGARVLGEGLALRIVAVWLATEFAGDRHQRRIDEITAIEKKYSK
- a CDS encoding AtpZ/AtpI family protein is translated as MKRGQEKPYKYLAMISQVGILVIVPVGMMIFIGKVLDFYFHTGNLVVIILAVLGVMAGLRNLYVMPLRMNERALKIAQENKTEEEKENDRKRAQAYRDQVKKEDNERDENDEDF
- a CDS encoding ATP synthase subunit I yields the protein MKTMKIFNKLSLETKIMIDSGLISVGLALFSFLTQNPLTFALGVLFGGLYSILNFKLMQLTFDKAMKMPSARAQKYVQTRYFLRYLITGVVIYVAIMNPWVNIIGVLLGLVAVKISVLFNTTLPKKNASINEA